Below is a genomic region from Mustela lutreola isolate mMusLut2 chromosome 1, mMusLut2.pri, whole genome shotgun sequence.
ATCACAGGCTACAATTTTCACTTTATCCACTTTAATAAGTTCTGTCACCTCTCTGAATTCAACATCACTCAATACAAAAGTCCACACGTTATCGCAGAATCTGTATGTATTTAGAGAGCCCCTGAAATTGACTCTGTTCCTGACCCTCTGCGCCAATGCTGAATTTATAGCTTTATCAAACTGAAGTAGAACCTGAAGGGCAAGTTGGGGGGTGATCTGTTGAGACTGTATGAGCTCATCAAGGCTCTCCTGGAGACTGTTTCCCAAAGTTGTATTTCTGTATAATTGATATGCCATGGCTTAGGAGAAAGAAGTTGGTTTTTCTTATTCAGGCTTGCATTGATGTCCTGTGGGGCAGGCGCTTCCTGCCGCGGAGCGGACTGAAGCGGAGCAACCGTAGTATGGATtttttataatcaaaatatttattagctGCCATGTGCCACTGTTACAAATACCAAGCAACTCTTGAGTTCCTCCTAGACCACAAATTAGAACACAAAGAGAAGCAAACACTCTGGGAAATGATGTCCCATTACGCATTCATGCTATTTGAGGAAATAGATTCCTCAGAACCTATCCatgtgtttctctcttcctctccccaagaTCTCCGCCACTCACGTGGTCAGAATAACCCAGAGCAGTGTCCAGCTCTTATGTGGGCAGCAGCACAAGCCACGGAACTCCAGACACAGCTGCCATGTAAAGAAAGCGGTCTATATCCATGATTGAGGGGGATGGTGGTTACACAGATGGATACATTCATCTCCTCACACTGTGTACTTAAATGTGTGCATTTTGTTGCATGTAAAACACACAATTTTTTTGTATTGAGGCTTTAAAGCAAGACAAATGAAGTGTTTCCCTGGGGCCTGAACGAGTTTACACACAGAAGGGAATGTTCCGAGTATAGGACATGCAGCCCCAGCACTGAGCACCAGCTCCGAGTGTCAAATCAACCATGCTTTCTTTACTGAAccctggggggtgtggggagggtgcATGCCAGCAAGGGAGGGGATACATAAGGCTTCTAAaatgcagggtcctgggaagagATCCCTCCCGCATTAGTCCATGGGTGGCATTGCATCCTGAttcctacttttttaaaaaaagattttatttatttatttgtcagagaaaggggGCGGggacaagcaggggaacagcaggcagagggcattcttgctgagcaagcagccccatgtgggactcgatcccaggagcctggaaccatgacctgagctgaaggcagctgtttaactgactgagccacccaggtgtcccttgattcctcccttttcctcactCCCCGCATATCCAGTCCATCAACTGGCCCTGTGGTTCTGCCTCCTGAATATGTCTTACATCTCTCCTCGCTCCATCTCTGCTGGCCCCCTCCAGCCCAGGCTGTCATCATCTCTGACTTGGAGTACAATGATCTCTTGGTTAAACaggcctctctgcttcctctcccaccttcctcctACCTGCTCTCCCCATAGCAACCAGCAtgatattaaaacataaatagcATCAGAATTGCTATCTTGCTGAAAACGATTCAACTGTATTCCCATTGCTCTTAAGATAATGACCCACAACTTTAGTGACCTTTAAGGTTCTGCAGGACCAGCTTTGTGCAGTCCTGGCCTCAAGAGTCTGGCCTCAAGCCATCCTCCTGGTTTATTCTGAGTCAGCATACCCTGTTTAGTGATTTGTGTGATTGCCACCAGGTCTTTCTGTCTTACCCGCCCACCCAAGGCCGGCAGGGACTATCTGTTTTGTTCGAGTGCTGTTGCCCATCACAatgaaagcatttgataaatacCATTGGCCAAATAGGTGAATGGATGTTTTTAAACTGGAGGGTAGCACAGACAAGTCTGGGTTTTCGAAATGTATCTGGATGTAGTGTGAAAGGTGAGATAGATGGAAATAGGTTGGAGGGAGGTGGCTGCCATTTATGCATAAGCTCAGGATCTCACTAGACCAGCCTCCACTGTTGAGAGTGAATGATAAAGAAAGATGTGACTTTAAGgctgagacagggagagagaggccaAGAAGCAGAGGCATTCTGCCTTATATAATGGAGATCTATGTAAAATTTCAATAAGAAGTCTCCATTACTAAAAATGGATTTCAGAACCACTGGGCTGGTagtcaggatcccagagttccagtCGTGTTTCTTTCCCTGAATAGACTTGTGTAAGTCCCTTGCCTTTCTCTTACTTCAGGGAGAGCAGAGATTGGAATGACTTCTGAGCACTGATAAGCAGAGTCTACACAAGTGTGGCAGAGCCTTCATAGGCCTGCTTTGACTCAAGTCCTTCATTTTATCTGTAACTCCTTAGAAGCTGAGAAGAAGGTCAGTGATACTAGAGGTCAGGGAACTAAGAGGTGTCGTCAGGTCTATGACATCACATGCTTGGGGTGTGCTGGGCCCCTGTCCATTGCCGAtcaggaaggggagggagcagaTAGAATCTGGCAAGGAGGCCATGGTTGGCTGTGACCCTGGAGCTAACAGTTCAGGATCAATAGTCACAATCAGTGCCTAAGGGGTATGTCTTAATCTAGGGGCATAGATACCAAGAAGAACACCAGGATTCAGAACACGGACAGTGCTATGGATTCTCAGAGCAAGATGGCAGCCAGCAGCTGGGAAGACACACTATTCTGCCTCCAGCTACATGGACTGGAATCAGGCAGGACCATAACTACTCATTGAATTGATGGATAAATGGagggatggatgaatggacagatgGAACAATACACTAACCCTATACCCTGAGGAAAGGCTGGCAATCAGTAGGCCCTTCAAACACCCAGCTTCTCAGTTTattgctcttgtttatttattcaacaaacatttttgttGAGTAGCCTTTATGTGCCAAACTATGAGATGCACGCTATGGGGTATTTGGATCCCGGTTAAGGGCAAGGATTCTATAGCCTGATTACCCAGACTTGAATCCTGTCCTTAGCTCATAGTAGTAGCTTAATAGTAAGCAATATATTCACTTTGTGTCTCCGTTTCTTCGTCTGTGAAATGAGGAagataatagtacctactttaTGGGTTGTTAGgatattaaatacattaatagttTCAAAGCTTTTAGAGTCCTGAGCACATGGTGTTAGCTTTACTCTGTATTCTCAGGTCACAGGTCAAGTGGGGGGGGCTGGAGGATGACTAACCCAACCTACAATAACCCAGGCAGACTATATATTTGCAGAGGTACAGACAAGTTGTTGAGGGATGGGACAGGGTGGCACTGTGGAAAGGACACTTTACACTGAAGCTGATAGGATGATTTGAGGTTGATTCAGCATACTATGAGATACACACTTTTTAGGATGATGGTAGCCAAACACCCATCCTCATGTCCTGAAAATTTAGTATCACTAGGGACCTGAAGTCTACCTTGATCCACTGTTTCCTTTTATGGTCAAGACCCCGGTAAAATGTCCCAgttcaaggacacacagctagttatttatttaataaatcatgCTTTCGTTCTCCAAATATTCACTAAaaacttactgtgtgccaggcactagggTAAGTGGGGATCTAGGGATCAAATTATGTGTGACCTTCCCCAAAGGAGTTCATATACTCAAATAAATAGTCATAGACACAGAACATGAGCCCAGATCCCAACCTCCCAGCACAGGACTCCTTCTAATTCCCATTAGAACCTTTTACAGACTGAGATCATCTTCTCCAAGAGCTGAGTCTTGAGTTACTTTCCTAATCCCATAGCTATTTTCTAATGAACTACAGATACCCTGGGACAGAGCTTATGAAGTTTAACCTCTATTCTTCCCTCAGAGCTTGGAGCTATCTAAAtgctatgtttatttttaaacaacagcACTGTCACTGATGACTCATAATGACTTTTGTAATTTGCTCTGAAACCTACCATTGTATGTGTCTGTCCAGGTTATTTtgtctccctttccaatttcttgGCCCTGAGTCTTATTCTAGTTGTTATTCCCTTACCCCTACCTTcccacttcctccttccccacccctgtgGCTATTCCCCAGCTACACAAGGATCAGTTGGTAtctttctctcgctctcactcttgctcttgtttttattgttgttgttgttgttttgttttttaggagaaGTTGATATCTTTGTCTAAGTGTTTATATTCCTTTAGCCCCACAACTTGCATACTGAATCTGGGCCCAAGTCCTTTGAAAGGCTACCTTCTTGTCTAGGATAGGGGCTGGGGCTGAGAGAGATCATACCTTCCCTCTTTCAGTGGTTTCATTATCCTCAGATATCTTGTATCCATTAGGTACCACAAGCTGGAGCTGACAAGCTTCTTAAGGGTCCCCAAAAATGTTTAGGACCactcttctcccatttttttaaaagaattcaaaatacagAAACTATGAAAtcaaaagcaataaatatttaaacaaatgtctacaaatgtatattttttatcacTTTGTTAGTTTTTCAACATAATTGTGACAGTGACTGTCACATACCCCATTCTTCCTTTATTAACAGACTGCCTAAATTTTAACTAGGCATAAGATCACCCAACAACTATACTTACAAACTCTCTTAAAGCTAGATGTGGTCATGTGACTAAGTTTTGGACATGGGACATAAGTACAAGTGATACCTACTACTTTTGGCTGGGTAGTAGATGTGGGCCCATATTCATATTCTTCATAGTCATAGTACTTAAGAATCTTTTGAGCCACAAATTATCCTACTCATGGAAGATAGTTTGTCCATTTTAACTCTTGAGcagcattccattgtataaatatactgCAGTATGTGCATTCTAATTGATAgatacttgggctgtttccagtttgggagtATGGTGAATAAAGTTGTATTGAACATTGTTACAAAAATCTTTTTGtggtataaatattttcatttatcatgGGTACATTCCTAGAGGAAAAAATGGGCCATAGGATGGGTGTATATTTAGTTTCATAAGAAATGCCagacatttggggcacctgggtggctcagtgggttaagccgctgccttcggctcgggtcatgatctcagggtgctgggatcgagtcccgcatcgggctctctgctcagcggggagcctgcttcctcctctctctctctgcctgcctctctgcctacttgtgatctctctctgtcaaataaataaataaaatcttaaaaaataaaaaaaaaaaaaaaaaaaaaaaagaaatgccagacATTTACCAATGTGTTTATACCATTCTACACTACCAACAACATTATGTGAGATTTCTGGTTGCTCCACAATCTTGTCAACACTTgatattttcagttgttttttttaaattttacacattCACCAGAGTGCataatattatttcattgtggttttgatttacatttcctgacAATGATGTTAAGCACAGgaagacagtaaaaagaaaacagagaaataataataaaaaaccagaacaaacagaaaaatgaactaCCAAGATTAAGccttaatatagaaatatatcaataattacattaaatctaaATGACCTAAATATACCAattgaaagacagagattggTAGAGTGAGGGGGGTAAAGCATGATCCAACCATATGTTATCTgtaagaaactcactttaaatataacaataaagacaaattgaaagtaaaaggatggaaaaatatatatgatgcAAAAGTAATCAGAGGAAGCAGGAGTAAGTGACTATAATCCAATCAAAGTAAACTTCAGAGCAAAAAATAGtatcagagacagagaagaactttataaaatgatAGAAGGATCTACCCACCAAGAAGACAGGGCAATCATAAATGGATATATACCAaacaaaatatgtgaaacaaaGAGTAATAGAACTCAAGTGAGAAATAGGTAAATCCGCAATTAAATTTGGAGACTTCAACACCCTTCTTTGAACCATTGGTAGAACAACtagatagaaaaataagcaaggaTATAGAAGAAAACATCATCACCATCTACCAATAGATTCTAATTAGCATTTAAAAACTACTGTacccaacaacaacagaacatacattttttttttttagctgccCATGGAACATATACCAAGGTAGACCATATGAGGccattaagaaacattttttttaaaagaactgtaaTCATATAGTGTATTCTCTGTCCACAGTGGAATCAGACTAGAAATCATTAACAGAAAGATAATAAGCATGTAACATACTTAGAAATAAtccatgggtcaaagaggaagtctcaaaggaaataaaaagatacattgaACTGAATGAAGATGATCATACATTATAGCAAACTTTGTGGATACAGACAAAGTCATACTGAGAGGGAAAAATTTGTAGCACTAAATTCACATActagaaaagaggggaaaagtcTAAAAGCAATTATCTAAGCTCCCACACAGAAATCatttggaaaacaacaacaacaacaacaacaaaataaacccaaagcaagcagaaagagggaataataaagagcagaaatcaatgaaattagaaacaaaaacaatggaaacaatgaaacagagaatgaattctttgaaaaaattaataaaattgacaaatctctAATAAGActaacaaagaaaagagagagagagagagacaacacacaTTTTCAAcatcaaaaatgacaaaatgggggcgcccgggtggctcagtgtgttgagccactgccttcagctcgggtcatgatctcagggtcctgggatcgagtcccgcatcaggctctctgctcagcggggagcctgcttccctctctctctctctttctctgcctgcctctctgcctacttgtgatctctgtctgtcaaatgaataaataaaatcttttaaaaaaatgacaaaatggacaTCACTATAGACCATGTAAGTATCCACGGGATAATAAGTGACTACTACAAACAACTTACACataatttgacaacttagatgaaatggaccaatttcttgaaaaacacaaactACTACAACTCATCCATATGGAatagatcatatttatttatttatttatttttgaagttgaTGGTTTTAATAGAACTACAACTATTAATAAAGttgaatttgtaattttaaaactccATGAAAGAAATCTCTAGACCCAGGTAGTTTCagaaattctaccaaatgtttaaagaagaatgtAAAAAACCTACACaatcttttccagaaaacagaagaggaaaaacactTCACAATTTATTTATGAATCTAGTATTGTCCTATACCAAaacaaaagaagtacaaaaaagagaaaactttcaaccaatatctctcataaacttagatgcaaaaattctcaacaaaatactagcaaaccaaatacaacaatgtataaaaagaattataaaaatgtataaaatgaattatatacCATAACCAAATGGGCTTTATTccagatatgtatgtatatatatatgtatatacatatatatgtatattcattcatCCCAAGGCTAGTCAATatccaaaaatcaatcaatgtaatctaccacattaacagattaaaaaagaaaaatcacatgatcataccaatcattacaaaacaaaacaaaaaaaaaaacttttgacaaGATTCAACACCTTCATGATAAACAAAACCCTCAGGAAAACAGGGATAGAAAGAAACTTTCACAACTTAATAAATTATCTACAACAAGCCTACAACTAACAATTTATCTGACAGTGGAAGACTAAATGCTTTTCCCCTAAGACTGAAAAAAGGCAAGGAAGCTCTTACTACCTGCTCTTACTAtccttattcaacatagtactggttCTGTTCAGTACAATAaggcaaaacaaagaaattaaatgcatacccaatcagaaaggaagaaaatagaactgtccCTTTTGCGGATGACAAGATTATCTACATAGAAATTCCTAAGGAATCTACCAAAAAATTATTAGGGCTAATAAGTGAATTCagcaaaaatcagttgcatttccatatatttgCAACAAACACATGgacacagaaattaaaaacacagtacCATTTAGAATCactcaaaaaggagaaatatttagGTACAAATCTGACAAAACATGTATAGATTTGtttgctgaaaactacaaaatgctgatgaaaggagtcaaagatgtaaataaatggtGAGACATAACCATGTCCATGGACTGGAAGACCCAATATAGCAAATGTGTTGATTCTTCCCAAATAGATATAAAggttcaatgcaattcctatcaaaattccatcaagACTTTTtagatataggggcacctgggtggctcagtgggttaaatcctctgccttcagctcaggtcatgatctcagggtcctgggatcgagccccgcatcgggctctctgctcagcggcaagcctgcgtcctcctcttctgcctgcctctctgcctacttgtgatctctggctgccaaataaataaataaaatcttttaaaaaaagattctttagaTATAGATGaggttattcttttttataatttttaaaaaagattttatttatttatttgacagagagaggagacatattcagagagggaacacaagcagggggactgggagaggtagaagtagacccccactgagcagggagcccaatgtgggactcaatcccaggactctggaatcatgacctgagctgaaggcagatgcttaacaactgagccacccaggcatccctttttaaatgtttttaatttttttttcctctacttattttttttttagtaaatttatttattttcagaaaaacagtattcattatttttttcaccacacccagtgctccatgcaatctgtgccctctataatacccaccacctggtactccaacctcccaactccccaacctcccaaccccccgccacttcaaacctctcagattgtttttcagagtccataatctctcatgattcacctccccttccaatttaccccaactcccttctcttaacaccccttgtccttcatgatatttgttacgctccacaaataaatgaaaccatatgataattgactctctctgcttgacttatttcactcagcataatctcttccagtcctgtccatgttgctacaaaagttgggtattcatgctttctgatgaaggcataatactccatagtatatggactacatcttccttatccatttgtccgttgaaaagcatcttggttctttccatagtttggcgaccgtggccattgctgctataaacattggggtacagatggcccttcttttcacgacatctgtatctttggggtaaataccatcAGTTTGATCTCTATAGTAAAGAGTctgctttttggtttgtctctttttttctttgtttgttttgttcttaaattttacaattgagtgaaatcatatggtatttgtctttctctgactgacttgcttcacttagcattataccctccagatccatccatgtggttgcaaatgacaagatttcattcttatttttgtggctaaggaatattccattgtatacatatacatcttctttgtccattcttcTATCAGTGGACacatgggttgtttccatatcttgactattgtaaataatgcatttttaaaaatattttatttattaatttggggggGCACAAGGGGGAGGtaagacaaaaggagagggagaaacagattgcccgctgagcagagagtctgacatcgggctctatcccaagaccctgagatcatggcctaagccaaaggtagacacttaac
It encodes:
- the LOC131820791 gene encoding transcription initiation factor IIA subunit 2-like: MAYQLYRNTTLGNSLQESLDELIQSQQITPQLALQVLLQFDKAINSALAQRVRNRVNFRGSLNTYRFCDNVWTFVLSDVEFREVTELIKVDKVKIVACDGKNTGSNTTE